One window of the Acaryochloris sp. CCMEE 5410 genome contains the following:
- a CDS encoding cysteine synthase A, translating into MDIKHGFVGAVGNTPLIRLNSFSEQTGCEILGKAEFLNPGGSVKDRAALFMINDAEKRGVLKPGGTVVEGTAGNTGIGLAHICNAKGYKCLIVIPETQSQEKMDALRLLGAEVRAVPAVPYRDPNNYVKLSGRIADELDNAVWANQFDNLANRLAHYEGTGPEIWQQTDGKIDVWVTSTGTGGTYAGVALYLKEQNPNLKTILADPMGSGLYSYVKTGEIKPEGNSVTEGIGNSRVTANLEGAPIDDAIQVDDPEALRVIYQLLRQDGLFLGGSVGINVGAAVALAKEMGPGHTIVTVLCDSGTRYQSKLFNPDWLKAKGLSPE; encoded by the coding sequence ATGGACATTAAACACGGCTTTGTCGGCGCAGTTGGCAACACTCCCCTCATTCGCCTCAATAGTTTCAGTGAGCAAACCGGCTGCGAAATTTTGGGCAAAGCTGAGTTCTTAAATCCGGGGGGGTCCGTTAAGGATCGGGCCGCTTTGTTTATGATCAATGACGCCGAAAAAAGAGGGGTGCTCAAACCCGGCGGCACAGTGGTGGAAGGAACGGCAGGCAATACCGGGATTGGCCTGGCCCATATCTGCAATGCCAAGGGCTACAAATGTTTAATCGTGATTCCCGAAACCCAGTCCCAAGAGAAGATGGACGCGTTACGGCTATTGGGAGCAGAAGTGCGAGCCGTACCAGCGGTACCTTATCGAGATCCCAATAACTATGTCAAACTCTCGGGCCGCATCGCTGATGAACTAGACAATGCGGTTTGGGCCAACCAATTCGACAATTTGGCCAATCGTCTCGCCCACTATGAGGGCACCGGCCCCGAAATCTGGCAGCAGACCGATGGCAAGATCGATGTCTGGGTCACCTCCACGGGGACCGGCGGCACCTATGCCGGAGTAGCCCTCTATCTCAAAGAGCAAAACCCCAATCTCAAAACGATTTTGGCAGACCCCATGGGGAGCGGTCTCTATAGCTATGTCAAAACCGGAGAAATTAAGCCGGAAGGCAATTCGGTTACCGAGGGCATTGGCAATAGCCGGGTCACCGCTAATTTGGAAGGGGCTCCCATCGATGATGCCATTCAAGTGGATGACCCCGAAGCGCTACGGGTCATTTATCAGCTGTTAAGACAAGATGGTCTGTTCCTAGGGGGATCAGTCGGCATCAATGTGGGCGCAGCGGTCGCCCTCGCCAAAGAGATGGGACCTGGGCACACCATTGTCACGGTGCTTTGTGATAGCGGCACTCGCTATCAGTCTAAATTGTTTAATCCAGACTGGCTGAAAGCCAAAGGACTCAGTCCTGAGTAA
- a CDS encoding lysylphosphatidylglycerol synthase domain-containing protein yields MEQRWSWVKQLWASYKSVFFAGLLMAVLAFLGKALFEHWQAIAAIQITLSAWASVAIATGLTLFAFTWTGWVWGWILEDLGHPVSNIWATQIYLTTNIAKYLPSNLLHLYGRTLAAQNVGIPLTAASLSVILDTLLMISAGLILGLLSVPQGGLWTAGLGLLAALVIVHPKILRFLIRRLSQLGAVISKSKSKRRPKPFLPKHYPWRPLLGEISIIVLRGLGFALTVQALTPVEIEAIPRLISIFSIGWLLGFVTPGVPGGVGVFELTVCQLMIRPGVLTEASTLSYGVALGSVALYRLMNTLAEALGAGLAWLDTKQSQTATTPILRSKVDKP; encoded by the coding sequence ATGGAGCAGCGATGGAGCTGGGTGAAGCAGCTATGGGCGAGCTATAAATCCGTTTTTTTCGCTGGCTTGCTAATGGCGGTTTTGGCCTTTTTAGGGAAAGCCTTATTTGAGCATTGGCAGGCGATTGCAGCCATTCAGATTACCCTATCGGCTTGGGCTAGCGTTGCGATCGCAACCGGTCTCACCCTATTTGCCTTTACCTGGACTGGGTGGGTTTGGGGCTGGATTTTAGAGGATTTAGGACATCCCGTCAGCAATATTTGGGCAACCCAGATTTACCTGACCACTAATATTGCCAAATACTTACCCAGCAATCTCCTCCACCTTTATGGTCGAACCCTTGCTGCCCAAAACGTAGGGATTCCTCTCACCGCTGCCTCCCTCAGTGTCATTCTCGACACTCTTCTAATGATTTCAGCAGGGTTGATTCTGGGGTTATTAAGCGTACCGCAGGGGGGGCTATGGACGGCAGGCTTGGGACTACTAGCCGCATTGGTTATTGTCCATCCTAAAATTTTGCGATTTCTGATTCGACGGCTGTCTCAACTCGGAGCCGTTATTTCTAAATCCAAATCGAAAAGAAGACCTAAACCCTTCCTGCCCAAGCACTATCCCTGGCGTCCTTTACTGGGTGAAATTAGCATTATTGTCCTGAGGGGTCTGGGATTTGCTCTCACCGTCCAAGCCCTTACGCCTGTCGAGATTGAAGCGATTCCCCGTTTGATTAGCATCTTTAGCATTGGTTGGCTGCTGGGATTTGTCACCCCTGGGGTTCCAGGGGGAGTCGGCGTGTTTGAACTTACCGTCTGTCAGCTGATGATTCGCCCCGGCGTCCTGACCGAGGCCTCCACCCTTTCCTACGGGGTAGCGTTGGGCAGTGTCGCTTTGTATCGATTGATGAACACCCTTGCCGAAGCCTTGGGGGCAGGTCTAGCGTGGTTAGACACAAAGCAATCTCAAACTGCAACAACTCCTATTCTCCGGTCAAAGGTTGACAAGCCATAG